The Gemmatimonadota bacterium DNA window ACCGTGCGGGTGGGGCGACCGACACCTGCCGGTCTGCGGATGGACCGAGGGGGGCGGACCGACCCGGTCCGCCCCCCTCGTGCGTCTCGTCTGCGGCACCCGACCGGCGGCAAGCCGGCGGGTGCGCCCGCCTACCAGCCCGGTGCGACCGAGAAGCCCCAGTGCCACCCCTTGTCGGGCCGCTGGAAGGGGTACGCGTAGTAGCTCTCCAGCACCAGGAAGCCCAGGATGTTCGTCCGGGCGGAGAAGCCTGCCGAGAAGACCGGCACCCGGTCGGACGTGGTCGGATCCCAGCGCAGGTCGGCGGGGTGCTGGCCGTCCCACGCCACGCCGCCGTCGGCGAACGCCACCAGCTCGGTGGGCAGGTACGGGAAGTTGAGCAGCCCGAACTGCTCCGTGCCCAGGAACGGCACCCGGATCTCGGCGTTGACCACCGCGATGCGGTGCCCGAGCGTCCGGTCGAATTCGATGCAGTTCGAATCGGCGCTCGCCGTGCACTCGCGGGCCACATCGTAGCTCTCGGGCGCGTAGCCGCGGATGAACGTCTCGAAGCCCAGGGGAATCGGCTGCAGCTCGCTGTTCTCGAGCGAGCGGCCGTAGTTGCCGAGGTGGTATCCGCGGAACCCGAGCGTCAGGTTGCGCATCGGATTGAAGTAGCGACGGTAGTCGGCGATCACCGTCGCGTAGTCCACCGTGCCGGTGGTCCCTCCGACCTGGAGCCGGGACCGCCCTCCGCGCACGGGGGAGGTGAAGCCGAAGAACGAGTAGTCGTTCACCAGGGCCAGGTATCCCTGGAACAGGTTGAGCGGGTCGGGCACGAGATCGTTGCGCGTCTCGCGCGTGATGTCGATGAGATTGCCGAACGCGTCGTAGACCTGCGTCTCCAACTCCAGGTCCCACGAGTAGCGGTTGAAGCCCACCGAGCCTTCCACCCGCCGTGTGGTGGTGAAGGGGTAGGCGATCACGCCGTTGACGGCGTCCTGGAAGATGCGGTAGCG harbors:
- a CDS encoding peptidase S9; the protein is GQPTIGVGADQFGNYVSGGAAAFFSDMLGNRRMGIAFQANGTFKDLGGQFTYQDLGNRWNWGTFGGRIPYQYIGASFGFTPDGFQQVQLQRYRIFQDAVNGVIAYPFTTTRRVEGSVGFNRYSWDLELETQVYDAFGNLIDITRETRNDLVPDPLNLFQGYLALVNDYSFFGFTSPVRGGRSRLQVGGTTGTVDYATVIADYRRYFNPMRNLTLGFRGYHLGNYGRSLENSELQPIPLGFETFIRGYAPESYDVARECTASADSNCIEFDRTLGHRIAVVNAEIRVPFLGTEQFGLLNFPYLPTELVAFADGGVAWDGQHPADLRWDPTTSDRVPVFSAGFSARTNILGFLVLESYYAYPFQRPDKGWHWGFSVAPGW